From the Astatotilapia calliptera chromosome 6, fAstCal1.2, whole genome shotgun sequence genome, one window contains:
- the LOC113024289 gene encoding hydroperoxide isomerase ALOXE3-like has product MVQYKVTVFTGDRLNSTTLNNVFIKLVGTDGESDRTWLMGLKGATSFVIGAVSKFKVSCPTSLGNLVLIELDKQSLPLFPEDAWFCAKVEVKSPEGDIYSFPIYRWIADSKVHRFRDGKALRVFEDNHHLGRYSRQQEIQQREEDYRWDAYAEKIPHSMKAENPFSLPYEVQFSFTKTKEFLYTASTGLTELKLKGLDNCKKKWDNIDSINRVFCCKKTEISEYVHEHWKEDAFFGYQFLNGVNPMLIQLCTALPSNFPVTDDMVFPHGQCSLADEMKKGNIFLCDYKRLDGVKANTINGKKQYLMAPLVLLHKDPHDKLMPIAIQLKQTPSDDNPIFLPTDSEYDWLIAKIFVRSADFNEHQLNVHLLRTHLLAEVFAVSLLRNVPMVHPLYKLLKPHTRYTMQINFLARRLLISDTGNFTQFASSGGEGMFTILQRSVSSLTYSSLCIPDDIAERGVEAVPNFYYRDDGLKVWDIIHRSVQGMLGYYYKSDREVQEDSELQKWILDIFEHGFLSQAETGIPQTFTSVTELIKFVTMVIYTCSAQHAAVNSGQFDYAGWMPNTPISLQLPPPTKKGTTSEATMLATFPDVNVTVQGMATVWLLSKQSSDFVPLGQYPEDHFTEEIPRKILKDFQTELEILSGVIKARNKHLNVPYTYMDPAVVENSVAI; this is encoded by the exons ATGGTGCAGTATAAAGTGACCGTATTCACTGGTGATCGCCTTAATTCCACTACTCTTAACAATGTCTTCATTAAGCTGGTGGGCACAGATGGGGAGAGTGATCGCACGTGGCTCATGGGCTTGAAAGGGGCTACATCCTTCGTTATAGGAGCC GTATCaaagtttaaggtgtcctgcccCACTTCGCTTGGAAATCTTGTGCTGATAGAGTTAGACAAACAATCTCTCCCACTGTTCCCGGAGGACGCTTGGTTTTGTGCCAAGGTGGAAGTGAAATCCCCTGAAGGAGACATCTACAGCTTTCCCATCTACCGCTGGATTGCTGATAGCAAGGTGCACCGCTTCAGGGATGGAAAAG ctctGAGAGTCTTTGAAGACAACCATCATCTTGGCAGGTACAGTCGGCAGCAGGAGATTCAGCAGCGAGAGGAAGACTATCG CTGGGATGCATATGCAGAGAAAATACCTCACTCCATGAAGGCAGAAAACCCATTTTCACTCCCGTATGAGGTTCAGTTCTCCTTCACCAAAACTAAAGAGTTTCTCTACACTGCTTCCACAGG ACTGACTGAGCTGAAGCTGAAGGGACTGGATAACTGTAAGAAGAAGTGGGATAATATTGACAGCATCAATCGAGTGTTTTGCTGCAAAAAGACTGAAATATCAG AATATGTTCATGAACACTGGAAAGAGGATGCTTTCTTTGGCTACCAGTTTCTAAATGGTGTCAACCCCATGTTGATTCAGCTTTGTACAGCCCTGCCCAGTAACTTCCCTGTCACTGATGACATGGTCTTTCCCCATGGCCAGTGCAGCCTGGCAGATGAAATGAAG AAAGGGAACATATTCCTGTGTGACTACAAGCGTCTGGATGGAGTAAAAGCAAACACCATCAATGGGAAGAAGCAGTACTTGATGGCTCCTCTCGTCCTGCTCCACAAAGATCCTCATGATAAGCTAATGCCGATTGCCATTCAG CTGAAGCAGACTCCATCAGATGACAATCCGATCTTTCTTCCTACTGATTCTGAGTACGACTGGTTGATCGCCAAGATTTTTGTAAGAAGTGCAGATTTCAATGAGCATCAGCTCAATGTTCACCTTCTGCGCACGCACTTGCTGGCTGAGGTTTTTGCAGTGTCACTGCTGCGCAATGTGCCCATGGTGCATCCTCTGTACAAG CTCCTCAAACCTCACACGCGCTACACTATGCAGATCAACTTCTTAGCTCGGCGTCTTCTAATTTCTGACACTGGCAATTTCACTCAG TTTGCATCATCAGGTGGAGAGGGCATGTTTACCATCCTACAGAGGTCAGTGTCCTCATTAACCTACAGCTCCCTCTGCATACCTGATGACATTGCTGAACGTGGCGTGGAGGCTGTGCCAAACTTCTACTACAGGGATGATGGACTAAAGGTTTGGGATATCATCCACAG GTCTGTGCAGGGAATGCTCGGCTACTACTACAAGAGTGACCGTGAGGTCCAGGAGGACTCTGAACTTCAGAAGTggattttggacatttttgaACATGGGTTCCTTTCTCAAGCAGAAACAG GAATTCCTCAGACATTTACCAGTGTGACTGAGTTGATCAAGTTTGTCACCATGGTGATCTACACCTGCTCAGCCCAGCATGCAGCTGTGAACAGTGGACAG TTTGACTATGCTGGCTGGATGCCCAACACTCCCATCTCCCTGCAACTCCCACCACCGACCAAAAAGGGGACGACAAGCGAGGCCACGATGTTGGCGACCTTCCCTGATGTCAACGTAACAGTTCAGGGCATGGCCACCGTGTGGCTCCTCAGCAAGCAGTCCAGTGACTTT GTCCCTCTTGGCCAGTACCCAGAGGACCACTTCACTGAGGAGATTCCTCGCAAGATATTAAAGGATTTTCAGACGGAGCTTGAAATTTTGAGTGGAGTCATCAAAGCCAGAAACAAGCACTTAAACGTGCCATACACCTACATGGATCCAGCAGTGGTAGAAAACAGTGTGGCCATTTGA
- the LOC113024290 gene encoding hydroperoxide isomerase ALOXE3-like, translating into MVQYKVTVFTGDRLNSTTLNNVYIKLVGTDGESDRKWLMGLKGASSFVRGAVSKFKVSCSTSLGNLVLIELDKQSLPLFPEDDWFCAKVEVKSPEGDIYSFPVYRWIADSKVHRFKDGKALRVFEDNHHLGRYSRQQEIQQREEDYRWDAYAEGIPHSLKAQNPIFLPSEVQFSFTKTTEFVYTASTGLTELKLKGLDNRKEKWDNIDSINRVFCCKNTEISEYVQEHWKEDAFFGYQFLNGVNPILIQCCTTLPSNFPVTDDMVFPRSRCDLADEMKKGNIFLCDYKLLDGVKANTINGKKQYLMAPLVLLHKPPDNKLMPIAIQLKQTPSDDNPIFLPTDSEYDWLIAKIFVRSADFNHHQLNAHLLRTHLLAEVFAVSLLRNVPMVHPLYKLLKLHTRYTLQINFLARRLLISEIGAFTQFASSGGEGMFTILKRSVSSMTYSSLCMPDDIAERGLEAVPNFYYRDDGLKVWDIIHRFVQGMLGYYYKSDSEVQQDSELQKWILDIFEHGFFSQAETGIPQTFTCVTELVKFVTMVIFTCSAQHAAVNSGQYDYGGWMPNTPISLQLPPPTTKGTTSEATMLATFPDVNVTVQGMATMWLLSKQSSDFVPLGQYPEEHFIEEIPRKILKDFQMELEDLSLVIKARNKRLEVPYTYMDPAELENSVAI; encoded by the exons ATGGTGCAGTATAAAGTGACCGTATTCACTGGTGATCGCCTTAATTCCACTACTCTCAACAATGTCTACATTAAGCTGGTGGGCACAGATGGGGAGAGTGATCGCAAGTGGCTCATGGGCTTGAAAGGGGCTTCATCCTTCGTCAGAGGAGCT GTATCaaagtttaaggtgtcctgctcCACTTCCCTTGGAAATCTTGTGCTGATAGAGTTAGACAAACAGTCTCTCCCACTGTTCCCAGAAGATGATTGGTTTTGTGCCAAGGTGGAAGTGAAATCCCCTGAAGGAGACATCTACAGCTTTCCCGTCTACCGCTGGATTGCTGATAGCAAGGTGCACCGCTTCAAAGATGGAAAAG CTCTGAGAGTCTTTGAAGACAACCATCATCTTGGCAGGTACAGTCGGCAGCAAGAGATTCAGCAGCGAGAGGAAGACTATCG CTGGGATGCATATGCAGAGGGAATACCTCACTCCTTGAAGGCACAAAACCCAATTTTTCTGCCATCAGAGGTTCAGTTCTCCTTCACCAAAACTACAGAATTTGTCTACACTGCTTCCACAGG ACTGACTGAGCTGAAGCTGAAGGGACTGGATAACCGTAAGGAGAAGTGGGATAATATTGACAGCATCAATCGAGTGTTTTGCtgcaaaaatactgaaatatcaG aatatGTTCAGGAACACTGGAAAGAAGATGCTTTCTTTGGCTACCAGTTTCTAAATGGTGTCAACCCCATTTTGATCCAGTGTTGTACAACCCTGCCCAGTAACTTCCCTGTCACTGATGACATGGTCTTTCCCCGCAGTCGTTGCGACCTTGCAGATGAAATGAAG AAAGGGAACATATTCCTGTGTGACTACAAGCTTCTGGATGGAGTGAAAGCAAACACCATCAATGGGAAGAAGCAGTATTTGATGGCTCCTCTCGTCCTGCTCCACAAACCTCCTGATAATAAACTAATGCCGATTGCTATTCAG CTGAAGCAGACTCCATCAGATGACAATCCGATCTTTCTTCCTACTGATTCTGAGTACGACTGGTTGATCGCCAAGATTTTTGTAAGAAGTGCAGATTTCAATCACCATCAGCTCAATGCTCACCTTCTGCGCACGCACTTGCTGGCTGAGGTTTTTGCAGTGTCACTGCTGCGCAACGTGCCCATGGTGCATCCTCTGTACAAG CTCCTCAAACTTCACACACGCTACACTCTGCAGATCAACTTCTTAGCTCGACGCCTTCTCATTTCTGAGATTGGCGCTTTCACTCAG TTTGCATCATCAGGTGGAGAGGGCATGTTTACAATCCTGAAGAGGTCAGTGTCCTCAATGACCTACAGCTCCCTCTGTATGCCAGATGACATTGCTGAACGTGGCCTAGAAGCTGTGCCAAACTTCTACTACAGGGATGATGGCCTAAAGGTTTGGGATATCATCCACAG GTTTGTGCAGGGAATGCTCGGCTACTACTACAAGAGTGACAGTGAAGTCCAGCAGGACTCTGAACTTCAGAAGTggattttggacatttttgaACATGGTTTCTTTTCTCAAGCAGAAACAG GAATTCCTCAGACATTTACTTGTGTGACTGAGTTGGTCAAGTTTGTCACCATGGTGATCTTCACTTGCTCAGCCCAGCATGCAGCCGTGAACTCTGGACAG TATGACTATGGTGGCTGGATGCCCAACACTCCCATCTCCCTGCAACTCCCGCCACCGACCACAAAGGGGACGACAAGCGAGGCCACAATGTTGGCGACCTTCCCTGACGTCAATGTAACAGTTCAGGGCATGGCCACCATGTGGTTACTCAGCAAGCAGTCCAGTGACTTT GTCCCTCTTGGCCAGTACCCGGAGGAGCATTTCATTGAGGAAATTCCTCGCAAAATACTAAAGGATTTTCAGATGGAGCTTGAAGATTTAAGTTTAGTTATTAAAGCCAGAAACAAGCGTTTAGAAGTGCCATACACCTACATGGATCCGGCAGAGTTAGAAAACAGTGTGGCCATTTGA